Proteins encoded within one genomic window of Pieris brassicae chromosome 12, ilPieBrab1.1, whole genome shotgun sequence:
- the LOC123717318 gene encoding angiotensin-converting enzyme-like, with the protein MTNAIFLISLTLIGTCFCSDDLFESINQGIIKYNAIGAEIGWQSLINPSNSDLARRAAVYQKDRLLWQHERCDYLSKLYYNNELNASQNRQTYLLCRGPKFTYEETRKTSYLYEEVQSIYNDAQVCFPAHSNNSSTDFDAAILKKTTDAEFKFESLISKKEGICLIGEKDFENVMKYSKNESVLKWTWSIWRENMRAMKMPYLNMLRIENKAAKRNGYKDMGASWRDETELPNLRQLCYQLYESILPLYKLLHGVARYQLRKLYGNTVPESGPIPAHLLGDLWSQNWESLAELIIPRTIDFDERINKLNWTVDHMVKRGEDFYTSLGLPEMTDTFWRESVFRRENTSIRCHGTAADMFKKGDYRLLYCADITFEDLYVIHHEMGHIQYYMAYNTQPGLYRQANTALHEAIGDTIMLGVATPQHLQRLGLLKDQELYNTSTKISNIDLIKFKNKSSLPNEKERSVGNKDRNIIINKIFDTHKIQYEIVNRRKQAKTIEKIFHNVNSDITTDDILILKHALNKIPQIPFAFVLDEYRWRLFEGKLDERYLNVEFWELSRQLQGIAPIEKRGEEYFDVGAKYHVADNIPYTRYFLSSFLQYQLFERLCKGAIFGRQPKSLPDSILLHRCDIYGSKAAGKVLRNIMSRGNSQHWLEILNDAADIDNINSEALKRYYRPLYKLLKRLVAKYNIPIGW; encoded by the exons ATGACAAacgcaatatttttaatttcacttaCGCTTATCGGCACCTGCTTTTGTTCTGATGATCTATTTGAAAGTATCAATCaaggaattataaaatataatgcgATTGGAGCGGAAATAGGCTGGCAATCATTAATTAATCCTAGCAACTCCGATTTAGCTAGAAGGGCAGCGGTGTATCAAAAGGATCGCTTGTTATGGCAACACGAAAGATGTGATTATctgtcaaaattatattataacaatgagTTAAATGCTTCTCAAAACAGACAGACCTATTTGCTATGTCGTGGACCGAAATTTACTTATGAAGAGACGAG AAAAACTAGTTACTTATATGAAGAGGTACAATCCATTTATAATGATGCTCAAGTCTGTTTTCCCGCCCATAGTAACAATAGTTCGACGGATTTTGATGCTGCCATCTTGAAGAAAACAACTGACGcggaatttaaatttgaaagttTAATTTCGAAAAAGGAAGGCATATGTTTGATAGGGGAAAAGGATTTTGagaatgtaatgaaatattcgAAAAACGAATCCGTTTTAAAATGGACGTGGTCTATTTGGCGGGAAAATATGAGAGCAATGAAAATGCCATATTTGAACATGTTGAGAATTGAAAATAAAGCGGCGAAACGAAATG GTTACAAAGATATGGGTGCATCATGGCGAGACGAGACAGAATTACCTAATTTACGTCAATTATGTTACCAATTATATGAAAGTATTTTACccttatacaaattattacacGGTGTTGCTAGGTATCAATTAAGGAAATTATATGGTAACACCGTTCCTGAAAGCGGGCCTATACCGGCGCATTTACTTG GTGATCTATGGTCACAAAACTGGGAATCCTTAGCCGAGTTGATCATACCGCGAACGATTGATTTTGATGAGcgtattaacaaattaaattggaCCGTGGACCATATG gTAAAACGTGGAGAAGATTTTTACACTTCACTCGGGCTGCCTGAAATGACAGATACGTTTTGGCGGGAATCTGTGTTTCGGCGGGAAAACACTTCGATCCGTTGCCATGGCACCGCGGCGGACATGTTTAAAAAGGGCGACTACAg GCTTTTATACTGCGCGGACATTACGTTTGAAGACTTGTATGTGATACACCACGAAATGGGtcacatacaatattatatggcTTATAATACACAGCCAGGGCTGTATCGC caAGCAAATACTGCTCTTCACGAAGCTATAGGTGACACTATAATGTTAGGAGTAGCCACCCCACAGCACTTACAAAGACTTGGTCTACTAAAAGATCAGGAATTATACAACACTAGTACCAAAATTAGTAATATCGAccttattaaattcaaaaataaatcaagccTTCCCAACGAGAAAGAAAGAAGTGTTGGAAACAAGGAtagaaacataataataaataaaatattcgatACACATAAAATTCAATACGAAATAGTAAATAGAAGAAAACAGGCAAAAACTATAGAAAAAATCTTTCACAATGTCAACAGTGACATAACCACAGatgacattttaattttgaagcacgctttaaacaaaataccaCAGATACCTTTCGCCTTTGTACTCGATGAGTACCGATGGAGGCTTTTTGAAGGAAAATTGGATGAAAGATATCTAAATGTGGAGTTTTGGGAATTGAGTAGACAATTGCAAGGAATCGCGCCGATAGAAAAAAGAGGAGAAGAATATTTTGATGTGGGTGCCAAGTATCACGTAGCTGATAACATTCCGTATACAag gtatTTCCTAAGCAGTTTTCTACAGTATCAATTATTTGAAAGACTATGCAAAGGAGCTATCTTCGGGCGTCAGCCTAAGTCTCTGCCAGATTCCATTCTTCTTCATCGTTGTGACATCTATGGATCAAAGGCCGCTGGAAAAGTTTTAAG gAATATAATGTCTCGCGGAAATTCTCAACACTGGCTAGAAATACTTAATGACGCTGCAgacatagataatattaactCGGAAGCTTTGAAGCGCTACTACCGCCCTctatataaactattaaaacGCCTTGTTGCAAAATATAACATACCAATTGGCTGGTAA
- the LOC123717252 gene encoding serine protease 33-like isoform X2: MKGGLLEGSCGGLLKSCCHKVAKSGLLGVQDSNSIESPFEGFSYGPVINDDSCGVATSKQTAQRRIVGGDDAGFGTFPWQAYIRIGSSRCGGSLISRRHVVTAGHCVARAQPRHVRVTLGDYVINSAAEPLPAYTFGVRTIKVHPLFKFTPQADRFDVAVLALDRNVHYMPHIAPICLPERGSDFLGQYGWAAGWGALSPGSRLRPRTLQAVDVPVLDNRVCERWHRANGINVVIYPEMLCAGYRGGGKDSCQGDSGGPLMLERAGRWYLIGVVSAGYSCASRGQPGIYHRVAHTVDWISHATTLA; encoded by the exons ATGAAAGGTGGACTGTTAGAGGGTTCCTGTGGCGGTTTGCTAAAGAGTTGTTGTCACAAAGTAGCTAAATCTGGTTTACTTGGAGTACAAGATTCTAATAGCATTGAATCACCTTTCGAAGGATTCAGTTATGGCCCAGTCATAAATGATGACA GTTGTGGTGTAGCAACCAGCAAGCAGACAGCACAGCGAAGAATCGTTGGCGGTGATGACGCTGGCTTCGGGACGTTCCCATGGCAAGCGTATATTCGGATCGGATCCTCCAG ATGTGGCGGTTCCCTAATATCCCGTCGTCACGTGGTCACGGCGGGTCATTGTGTTGCGCGTGCGCAACCGCGTCACGTGCGAGTGACATTAGGAGATTACGTTATCAACTCAGCAGCAGAGCCCTTGCCCGCTTATACCTTTGGAGTCAGGACTATTAAG GTGCATCCACTGTTCAAGTTTACTCCTCAAGCGGACCGATTTGATGTCGCAGTACTCGCGTTGGACAGAAATGTTCATTATATGCCTCATATTG CCCCAATATGCCTACCTGAAAGAGGCTCCGACTTTCTGGGTCAGTACGGGTGGGCGGCCGGCTGGGGAGCCCTAAGTCCCGGCTCGAGGCTTCGCCCCCGGACCTTGCAGGCTGTTGACGTTCCTGTATTAGATAATAGAGTTTGTGAACGCTGGCATAGAGCTAATG GTATTAACGTAGTAATATACCCAGAAATGCTTTGCGCGGGATACCGTGGAGGGGGAAAAGACAGCTGTCAAGGTGACAGCGGCGGGCCATTGATGTTAGAACGCGCGGGAAGATGGTATTTAATTGGCGTGGTATCCGCCGGATATTCTTGCGCGAGTCGCGGTCAACCTGGAATTTACCACAGAGTAGCGCACACTGTAGATTGGATATCACACGCTACTACGCTGGCGTAG
- the LOC123717176 gene encoding protein KTI12 homolog: MPVIIICGTPVSGKTTRAREIKDYFEKTHNKQVDIISEDEAIIKLGYDKESTYLDSQKEKRVRGYLKSEVIRLINKDNIVILDGSNYIKGYRYELYCASKASKSTQCTVYTIRFHQDAWDDNQKRVKAKEESNGNTDIHTEPYTEEIFNALTKLRFEEPNSNSRWDSPLFTVQPSDILDLEAIYNVLYKRKPPPPNMSTQNPPLSSTNFLYELDNTTQAISKRILEAKEFDASEVKFSEYPGCVLEANFLQTINPQSLLRLRRQFLTYAKMNHSNENSNKLGRFFIQYLNKSLMN, encoded by the exons ATGcctgtaattataatttgcgGCACTCCCGTAAGTGGAAAAACAACTAGAGCCAGAGAAATAAAAGACTATTTTGAGAAGACACATAACAAACAAGTTGATATTATATCAGAGGATGAAGCTATAATAAAGTTGGGTTATGACAAGGAATCAACATACTTAGATTCTCAAAAGGAAAAAAGGGTGCGTGGGTACCTTAAGTCTGAAGTCATACGACTCATTAATAAAGATAACATTGTCATATTGGACGGCAGTAACTatataaaag GCTATAGGTATGAGCTATACTGTGCATCAAAAGCATCTAAATCTACACAATGTACAGTATACACAATAAGGTTTCACCAGGATGCATGGGATGATAATCAGAAAAGGGTTAAAGCTAAGGAAGAATCAAATGGAAACACTGATATCCATACAGAACCTTATACTGAAGAGATTTTTAATGCTCTTACTAAATTAAG gtttGAAGAGCCAAACTCTAATAGTAGATGGGATAGTCCCCTGTTCACTGTTCAACCATCTGACATATTGGATCTCGAAGCAATATACAATGTACTTTATAAGCGGAAGCCTCCTCCACCTAACATGAGCACACAGaat cCACCACTGTCATCAACAAACTTTTTATACGAACTTGACAATACTACACAAGCAATATCAAAACGGATTCTTGAAGCAAAGGAATTTGATGCTTCTGAAGTGAAATTTTCTGAATATCCTGGATGTGTTCTTGAAGCAAACTTCCTACAAACAATAAACCCACAAAGTCTGCTCAGATTAAGACGGCAGTTCCTTACATATGCTAAAATGAACCATTCAAATGAAAATTCTAATAAACTTGGTAgatttttcatacaatatttaaataaatctttgatGAATTAG